A stretch of the Fusarium musae strain F31 chromosome 2, whole genome shotgun sequence genome encodes the following:
- a CDS encoding hypothetical protein (EggNog:ENOG41), whose product MPPKRKAPATSATAAPKTRQSKLAKEHNVTAQEEGEIREAFSLFAEPMDGEKHGVLPIDDVKSALVALGVPPSSHAELKEFISILDPENDGYATFEPFFAICALKFHTREHDSDAHRAEVEEAFRLFTNGQDGPITLAHLRRVAAVLKEDVDEELLKDMILEANGGVGVARGVGVEEFDGVMKSAGVWR is encoded by the exons ATG CCTCCAAAGCGCAAGGCTCCCGCGACCAGCGCAACCGCCGCACCCAAGACGCGACAATCCAAACTTGCAAAGGAGCATAATGTGACTGCGCAAGAAGAGGGCGAGATCCGTGAGGCGTTCAGTCTCTTTGCAGAGCCAATGGACGGCGAGAAGCATGGAGTCTTGCCTATCGACGACGTTAAGTCTGCACTCGT AGCCCTCGGTGTTCCACCCTCTTCCCACGCAGAGCTCAAAGAATTTATATCGATCCTGGATCCAGAAAACGACGGATACGCGACATTTGAACCTTTCTTCGCAATCTGCGCCCTCAAATTCCATACAAGAGAGCACGACTCGGACGCCCATCGTGCAGAAGTCGAGGAAGCTTTTCGACTATTCACAAATGGTCAGGATGGACCCATTACCCTTGCACACCTGCGGCGTGTTGCTGCTGTGCTCAAagaggatgtcgatgagGAACTACTCAAGGATATGATTCTCGAGGCGAACGGCGGCGTAGGTGTTGCTAGGGGAGTGGGCgttgaggagtttgatggAGTCATGAAGAGTGCTGGTGTTTGGAGGTGA
- a CDS encoding hypothetical protein (EggNog:ENOG41), which yields MSSRLPLFTRGIADSQSQESDPSSPAEQRDDAKRNFLKTMRALPTQHYWNVYFDRQAKEGESGDQYHSGLEQLGTQIESVQDFWRYANNTPVGNIGVRESLYLFKSGFRPVWEDRRNILGGSWTFRFPKSIGPDVWTRVQLLAIGEKLQSVLDDDDQLCGVGLSVRFNSHLITVWHRDASKKNSIDNIVKCIMEELPPEMQPKPDAYYYKRHSDHAGFNPPPELKVVLDSRRQEEEKLAAAAAAAKGGDAKPAVTVESPQ from the exons ATGTCTTCCCGTCTTCCTCTCTTCACGCGCGGCATCGCAGACTCGCAATCTCAGGAGAGCGATCCCAGCTCTCCCGCCGAACAGCGCGACGATGCCAAGCGAAACTTCCTAAAGACGATGCGAGCACTGCCCACCCAGCATTATTGGAACGTCTACTTCGACCGACAGGCCAAGGAAGGGGAAAGCGGTGATCAGTATCACTCGGGGCTGGAGCAGCTCGGTACCCAGATCGAGTCGGTGCAGGACTTTTGGCGCTATGCCAACAATACTCCTGTCGGAAATATTGGTGTTCGAGAGTCTTTGTATCTTTTCAAGTCAGGCTTCCGCCCTGTCTGGGAGGACCGACGCAATATTCTGGGTGGAAGTTGGACATTCCGCTTCCCTAAGAGCATAGGACCTGATGTGTGGACTCGTGTTCAGCTCCTCGCTATTGGCGAGAAACTCCAGAGTGTTCTCGACGACG ACGACCAGCTTTGCGGTGTCGGTCTCTCCGTCCGCTTCAACTCCCACCTCATCACCGTATGGCACCGCGACGCCTCCAAGAAGAACTCGAtcgacaacatcgtcaagtgCATCATGGAGGAGCTCCCTCCCGAGATGCAACCCAAGCCTGACGCATACTACTATAAACGCCACTCAGACCACGCTGGCTTCAACCCTCCCCCGGAGCTCAAGGTCGTACTCGACTCCCGCCGacaggaagaggagaagctcgctgccgctgccgctgccgccaaGGGTGGTGACGCCAAGCCAGCGGTGACGGTCGAGTCTCCGCAATGA